In Streptomyces ambofaciens ATCC 23877, a single genomic region encodes these proteins:
- the pheA gene encoding prephenate dehydratase, which produces MPASYAYLGPEGTFTEVALRTLPETATRELVPYVSVQSALDAVRTGEAEAAFVPIENSVEGGITTTLDELVAGQPLMIYREVLLSITFALLVRPGTKLSDIKTVTAHPAAQPQVRNWLKAHLPDVAWESAASNADGARLVQEGRYDAAFAGEFAAERYGLEVLEADIHDAENAQTRFVLVGRPARPAAPTGADKTSVVLWQRDDHPGGLRDLLGEFATRGINLMLLQSRPTGAGIGHYCFCIDAEGHISDRRVADALMGLKRTCLQVRYLGSYPRAEVESADVDALRPGTSDEDFVAAADWVARCQDGRF; this is translated from the coding sequence ATGCCAGCCAGTTACGCGTATCTCGGTCCTGAAGGCACCTTCACCGAAGTCGCCCTGCGCACCCTCCCGGAGACGGCGACCCGGGAATTGGTCCCGTACGTGTCCGTCCAGTCCGCGCTCGACGCGGTGCGCACCGGCGAGGCCGAGGCCGCGTTCGTGCCGATCGAGAACTCCGTCGAGGGCGGCATCACCACCACCCTCGACGAGCTGGTCGCCGGCCAGCCGTTGATGATCTACCGCGAGGTGCTGCTGTCCATCACCTTCGCGCTGCTGGTCCGCCCCGGCACCAAGCTGTCGGACATCAAGACGGTCACCGCCCACCCGGCCGCCCAGCCCCAGGTCCGCAACTGGCTCAAGGCGCACCTCCCGGACGTCGCCTGGGAGTCGGCGGCCTCCAACGCGGACGGCGCGCGCCTGGTGCAGGAGGGCCGGTACGACGCGGCCTTCGCCGGCGAGTTCGCCGCGGAGCGCTACGGCCTGGAGGTCCTCGAAGCCGACATCCACGACGCGGAGAACGCCCAGACCCGTTTCGTGTTGGTGGGCCGGCCCGCCAGGCCCGCCGCACCGACCGGTGCGGACAAGACGTCCGTCGTCCTCTGGCAGCGCGACGACCACCCCGGTGGCCTGCGCGACCTGCTGGGCGAGTTCGCCACCCGGGGCATCAACCTGATGTTGCTGCAGTCCCGGCCCACCGGTGCCGGTATCGGCCACTACTGCTTCTGCATCGACGCCGAGGGACACATCTCCGACCGCCGGGTCGCCGATGCCCTGATGGGTCTGAAGCGGACGTGCCTCCAGGTGCGCTACCTCGGGTCGTACCCGCGGGCGGAGGTCGAGTCGGCGGATGTGGACGCGCTGCGGCCGGGCACCTCGGACGAGGACTTCGTGGCGGCGGCGGACTGGGTGGCGCGCTGCCAGGACGGCCGGTTCTGA
- a CDS encoding SCO family protein yields MRKKTFAAAALLAAATLTLSACGSGSDSDKPVTTVSEEAGTQAATVLDKPFEKPDLVLTDTQGKKYDLRERTAGAPTLVYFGYTHCPDVCPLTMNNIAVAKKQLSQADQDKLRIVFVTTDPERDTPAALGEWLKGIDPQIVGLTGDFATIQAGARTLGISIDPPTKDKDGKVVSTHGTQVVAFSPKSDAGYVLYGEDAGVEDYTEDLPELVKGENP; encoded by the coding sequence ATGCGCAAGAAGACGTTCGCCGCGGCCGCCCTGCTCGCCGCCGCCACCCTCACCCTGTCCGCCTGCGGCAGCGGCTCCGACAGCGACAAGCCCGTCACCACGGTCTCCGAGGAGGCCGGCACGCAGGCGGCCACCGTCCTCGACAAGCCCTTCGAGAAGCCGGACCTGGTCCTCACCGACACCCAGGGCAAGAAGTACGACCTCCGCGAGCGGACCGCCGGCGCGCCCACCCTCGTCTACTTCGGCTACACGCACTGCCCCGACGTCTGCCCCCTGACGATGAACAACATCGCCGTGGCCAAGAAGCAGCTCTCCCAGGCCGACCAGGACAAGCTCCGCATCGTGTTCGTCACCACCGACCCGGAACGCGACACCCCGGCCGCACTCGGCGAGTGGCTCAAGGGCATCGACCCGCAGATCGTCGGCCTCACCGGCGACTTCGCCACCATCCAGGCCGGCGCCCGCACCCTCGGCATCTCCATCGACCCGCCGACCAAGGACAAGGACGGCAAGGTCGTCTCGACGCACGGCACCCAGGTCGTCGCGTTCTCCCCGAAGTCCGACGCGGGTTACGTCCTCTACGGCGAGGACGCCGGCGTCGAGGACTACACCGAGGACCTCCCCGAGCTCGTCAAGGGGGAGAACCCGTGA
- a CDS encoding ABC transporter ATP-binding protein: MTTLKIDHVSRWFGNVVAVNDITMTIGPGVTGLLGPNGAGKSTLINMMGGFLAPSTGDVTLDGQPVWRNEAIYRHIGVVPERESMYDFLTGREFVLANAKLHGLGAKEAQEALATVQMEYAQDRKIATYSKGMRQRVKMASALVHNPSLLLLDEPFNGMDPRQRMQLMDLLRRMGDEGRTVLFSSHILEEVEQLAWHIEVIVAGRHAASGDFRKIRRLMTDRPHRYLVRSSDDRALAAALIADPSTSGIEVDLAEGALRIQAVDFGRFTALLPKVARDHGIRLLTVSPSDESLESVFSYLVAA; this comes from the coding sequence GTGACCACGCTGAAGATCGACCATGTCTCCCGCTGGTTCGGCAACGTGGTCGCCGTCAACGACATCACGATGACGATCGGCCCCGGCGTCACCGGCCTCCTCGGCCCCAACGGCGCGGGCAAGTCCACCCTCATCAACATGATGGGCGGCTTTCTCGCCCCCTCCACCGGCGACGTCACCCTCGACGGCCAACCGGTCTGGCGCAACGAGGCCATCTACCGCCACATCGGTGTCGTGCCCGAGCGCGAGTCGATGTACGACTTCCTCACCGGCCGCGAGTTCGTCCTCGCCAACGCCAAGCTGCACGGCCTGGGTGCCAAGGAGGCCCAGGAGGCCCTCGCCACCGTGCAGATGGAGTACGCGCAGGACCGGAAGATCGCCACGTACTCCAAGGGCATGCGGCAGCGCGTGAAGATGGCGAGCGCCCTCGTGCACAACCCGTCGCTGCTCCTGCTCGACGAGCCGTTCAACGGCATGGACCCGCGCCAGCGCATGCAGCTCATGGACCTGCTGCGACGGATGGGCGACGAGGGCCGCACGGTGCTGTTCTCCTCGCACATCCTCGAAGAGGTCGAACAACTCGCCTGGCACATCGAGGTCATCGTCGCCGGACGGCACGCGGCCAGTGGCGACTTCCGCAAGATCCGCCGCCTGATGACCGACCGGCCGCACCGCTACCTGGTGCGTTCCAGCGACGACCGGGCCCTCGCGGCGGCCTTGATCGCGGACCCGTCGACGTCCGGCATCGAGGTCGACCTCGCCGAGGGCGCCCTGCGCATCCAGGCCGTCGACTTCGGACGGTTCACGGCCCTGCTGCCGAAGGTCGCCCGCGACCACGGCATCCGGTTGCTCACGGTCTCGCCGTCCGACGAGTCCCTCGAGTCCGTCTTCTCGTATCTCGTCGCGGCGTAG
- a CDS encoding HAD family hydrolase, translated as MSDTGSATGSGTGSPAGFPYRLVATDLDGTLLRSDDTISRRTRDALAAATAAGAAHIVVTGRAVPWTRHILDDLGYNGLAVCGQGAQVYHAGEHRLLTSVTLDRQLAGVALAKIEAETGPLYLAASRDGLDGDVLVGPGYAVGGDLPAVPFTDASDLWSAPLNKIYIQHPTLSDDELAEAARRTAGGFVTVVMAGAGIVELLPLGLSKATGLSLAARRLGLKAADTIAFGDMPNDVPMFGWAARGVAMANAHAELKAVADEVTSSNDEDGIAVVLERLAA; from the coding sequence GTGAGCGACACCGGCTCCGCCACGGGGTCCGGCACCGGTTCCCCCGCGGGCTTCCCGTACCGCCTGGTCGCGACCGACCTCGACGGCACCCTGCTGCGCAGCGACGACACGATCTCGCGGCGCACCCGGGACGCGCTCGCCGCGGCCACCGCGGCCGGCGCCGCCCACATCGTGGTCACCGGCCGCGCGGTCCCGTGGACCCGGCACATCCTCGACGACCTCGGTTACAACGGCCTGGCCGTCTGCGGACAGGGCGCCCAGGTCTACCACGCCGGAGAGCACCGCCTGCTGACCTCGGTCACGTTGGACCGCCAGCTGGCCGGGGTGGCACTGGCCAAGATCGAGGCGGAGACCGGTCCGCTGTACCTGGCGGCGAGCCGTGACGGGCTGGACGGCGACGTCCTGGTCGGCCCGGGCTACGCGGTCGGGGGTGACCTGCCGGCGGTGCCCTTCACCGACGCCTCGGACCTGTGGTCGGCGCCGCTGAACAAGATCTACATCCAGCATCCGACGCTGTCCGACGACGAACTGGCCGAGGCCGCCCGGCGCACCGCGGGCGGCTTCGTCACGGTCGTCATGGCCGGCGCGGGCATCGTCGAGCTGCTCCCCCTCGGCCTGTCCAAGGCCACCGGCCTGTCGCTCGCGGCGCGCCGACTCGGGCTGAAGGCCGCGGACACGATCGCGTTCGGCGACATGCCCAACGACGTGCCGATGTTCGGCTGGGCCGCCCGGGGCGTGGCGATGGCCAACGCCCATGCGGAGCTGAAGGCGGTGGCGGACGAGGTGACGTCCTCGAACGACGAGGACGGCATCGCGGTGGTGCTGGAGCGCTTGGCTGCCTGA
- the serS gene encoding serine--tRNA ligase, with protein sequence MIDLRLLREDPDRVRASQRARGEDVALVDSLLSADERRRSSGVRFDELRAEQKGLGKLIGKATGDEKAELLKRASQLAADVKAADAERDAADAETQELLQRLGNLVHPDVPVGGEEDFVTLETHGTHRDFAAEGFEPRDHLELGQLLGAIDVERGAKVSGSRFYFLTGVGALLELALVNAAIAQATAAGFTPMLTPALVRPQSMAGTGFLGQAAQDVYHLDKDDLYLVGTSEVPLAAYHMDEILDADRLPLRYAGFSPCFRREAGSHGKDTRGIFRVHQFDKVEMFSYVLPEDSQAEHQRLLEWEKQWLTSLELPFRVIDVASADLGSSAARKYDCEAWIPTQGKYRELTSTSDCTEFQSRRLSIRVREDKKVRPLATLNGTLCAVPRTIVAILENHQQADGSVRVPEVLRPYLGGREVLEPVAK encoded by the coding sequence GTGATTGACCTTCGCCTGCTCCGTGAGGACCCCGACCGTGTGCGCGCGTCGCAGCGCGCCCGTGGAGAGGACGTCGCGCTCGTCGACTCCCTCCTGTCTGCCGACGAGCGGCGCAGGTCGTCCGGCGTCCGCTTCGACGAGCTGCGCGCCGAGCAGAAGGGCCTCGGCAAGCTCATCGGCAAGGCCACCGGAGACGAGAAGGCCGAGCTGCTGAAGCGGGCGAGCCAGCTCGCCGCCGACGTCAAGGCGGCCGACGCCGAACGCGACGCGGCCGACGCCGAGACCCAGGAGCTGCTCCAGCGGCTGGGCAACCTCGTCCACCCCGACGTTCCCGTCGGCGGCGAGGAGGACTTCGTCACCCTGGAGACGCACGGCACCCACCGCGACTTCGCGGCCGAGGGCTTCGAGCCCCGGGACCACCTCGAGCTGGGCCAGCTGCTCGGCGCCATCGACGTGGAGCGCGGCGCCAAGGTCTCCGGTTCGCGCTTCTACTTCCTGACCGGCGTCGGCGCGCTGCTGGAGCTCGCCCTGGTCAACGCGGCGATCGCCCAGGCCACGGCGGCCGGCTTCACGCCGATGCTGACGCCGGCGCTGGTGCGCCCGCAGTCGATGGCCGGTACCGGCTTCCTGGGCCAGGCCGCCCAGGACGTCTACCACCTCGACAAGGACGACCTGTACCTGGTCGGCACGTCCGAGGTGCCGCTCGCCGCGTACCACATGGACGAGATCCTGGACGCCGACCGCCTGCCGCTGCGCTACGCCGGCTTCTCCCCCTGCTTCCGCCGCGAGGCGGGCTCGCACGGCAAGGACACCCGGGGCATCTTCCGCGTGCACCAGTTCGACAAGGTCGAGATGTTCTCCTACGTCCTCCCCGAGGACTCGCAGGCGGAGCACCAGCGCCTGCTGGAGTGGGAGAAGCAGTGGCTGACGTCGCTGGAGCTGCCGTTCCGGGTCATCGACGTCGCCTCGGCCGACCTGGGCTCCTCGGCCGCCCGCAAGTACGACTGCGAGGCCTGGATCCCGACCCAGGGCAAGTACCGCGAGCTGACCTCGACCTCGGACTGCACGGAGTTCCAGTCGCGCCGGCTGTCCATCCGCGTCCGTGAGGACAAGAAGGTGCGCCCGCTGGCCACGCTCAACGGCACGCTGTGCGCCGTACCGCGCACGATCGTGGCGATCCTGGAGAACCACCAGCAGGCCGACGGTTCGGTGCGCGTGCCCGAGGTGCTGCGCCCGTACCTGGGTGGCCGAGAGGTCCTGGAACCGGTGGCGAAGTGA
- a CDS encoding YcnI family protein: protein MKASRIAAAGAVSGIAVLALSAPAFAHVSVQPEGTAAKGGYATVNFKVPNERDNASTTKLEINFPADHPLASVMPQPVPGWKAEVTKSKLDKPLDAHGKQLTEVVSKVTWTAEGKGVEPGYFQKFPVSVGALPEDADELVFKAIQTYSNKEVVRWIEVPQEGQEEPETPAPVLKLSAAEDDAHGASGAKASDDTEAAAQNTAADTASDSGSGSGDSSDTTARVLGVVGIVVGAAGVAYGVLAGRRRNTGASA, encoded by the coding sequence ATGAAGGCTTCTCGCATCGCCGCCGCCGGCGCCGTCTCCGGCATCGCCGTCCTCGCCCTGTCCGCCCCGGCCTTCGCGCACGTCAGCGTGCAGCCGGAGGGCACGGCCGCCAAGGGCGGCTACGCGACCGTGAACTTCAAGGTCCCCAACGAGCGCGACAACGCCTCCACCACCAAGCTGGAGATCAACTTCCCCGCCGACCACCCGCTGGCGTCCGTGATGCCGCAGCCGGTGCCCGGCTGGAAGGCGGAGGTCACCAAGTCCAAGCTGGACAAGCCGCTGGATGCGCACGGCAAGCAGCTCACCGAGGTCGTCAGCAAGGTCACCTGGACCGCCGAGGGCAAGGGCGTCGAGCCCGGCTACTTCCAGAAGTTCCCGGTCTCCGTCGGCGCGCTGCCCGAGGACGCCGACGAGCTGGTGTTCAAGGCGATCCAGACGTACTCCAACAAGGAGGTCGTGCGCTGGATCGAGGTTCCGCAGGAGGGTCAGGAGGAGCCCGAGACCCCGGCGCCCGTGCTCAAGCTGTCCGCCGCCGAGGACGACGCCCACGGCGCGTCGGGCGCCAAGGCCTCCGACGACACCGAGGCCGCCGCCCAGAACACCGCCGCCGACACCGCGTCCGACTCCGGCTCCGGCTCCGGTGACAGCAGCGACACCACCGCACGTGTCCTCGGCGTCGTCGGCATCGTCGTCGGCGCCGCGGGCGTCGCCTACGGCGTGCTGGCCGGACGTCGGCGCAACACCGGTGCCTCGGCGTAA
- a CDS encoding copper chaperone PCu(A)C — translation MRGRPALAAVTMIGALVLAGCGDSDSGSDSSASGAELSVGAAYIPQPVSASMAAGFLTVTNEGDSGDELTSVTSDVGDVTVHETVDGTMREVDRLPVPAHGRLVLESGGNHLMFENLKRRPQEGQTVSVELRFAHSDPVTVELPVKAATYRPDADHSGH, via the coding sequence GTGAGGGGCCGCCCCGCTCTCGCCGCCGTGACGATGATCGGCGCCCTGGTCCTCGCGGGCTGCGGCGACTCGGACTCCGGTTCGGACTCCTCGGCGTCCGGGGCCGAACTCTCCGTCGGCGCCGCCTACATACCGCAGCCGGTCTCCGCCTCGATGGCGGCGGGCTTCCTCACCGTCACCAACGAGGGCGACTCCGGTGACGAACTGACCTCCGTCACCAGCGACGTCGGTGACGTCACCGTGCACGAGACCGTCGACGGGACGATGCGGGAGGTCGACCGCCTCCCGGTTCCGGCCCACGGCCGGCTGGTGCTCGAGAGCGGCGGCAACCATCTGATGTTCGAGAACCTGAAGCGGCGGCCCCAGGAGGGACAGACGGTCTCCGTCGAACTGCGCTTCGCCCACTCGGACCCCGTCACGGTCGAGCTGCCCGTGAAGGCGGCCACGTACCGGCCCGACGCCGATCACTCCGGACACTGA
- the efeB gene encoding iron uptake transporter deferrochelatase/peroxidase subunit produces the protein MADQSIPETRAPGAPREAPGGPEPLGPENTASGDGISRRRLLGTAGATGLVLGTAGAAAGYAAAPSSAATPLTSLGSEEVMFHGKHQPGITTPTQACGHLVAFDLRAGAGRKEAAALLRRWSDTARRLMAGEPAGTRDTDVARDAGPSSLSVTFGFGHSFFGRTGLEQRRPVALDPLPDFSSDHLDKNRSNGDLWVQIGADDALVAFHALRAIQRDAGSAARVRWQMNGFNRSPGATAHPMTTRNLMGQVDGTRNPKPAEPDFDERIFVPAQPGKTEQAWMANGSYAVVRRIRMLLDDWERLSVKAQEDVIGRRKSDGAPLSGGAETTEMDLEKTDANGSLVVPINAHARITRPDQNGGAAMVRRPFSYHDGFDADGVPDAGLLFVCWQADPLRGFVPVQRKLDRGDALSPFIRHEASGLFAVPGGAAEGEYVGQRLLEG, from the coding sequence ATGGCTGACCAGTCCATCCCGGAGACCCGAGCCCCCGGCGCGCCCCGCGAGGCGCCCGGCGGGCCCGAGCCTCTCGGCCCTGAGAACACCGCCTCCGGCGACGGCATCTCCCGGCGGCGGCTCCTCGGCACCGCCGGTGCCACCGGGCTCGTGCTCGGCACGGCCGGCGCCGCCGCGGGATATGCCGCCGCGCCCTCCTCCGCGGCCACGCCGCTCACCTCACTGGGCAGTGAGGAGGTGATGTTTCACGGGAAACATCAGCCCGGCATCACCACACCGACGCAGGCCTGCGGCCACCTCGTCGCCTTCGACCTGAGGGCGGGGGCCGGCCGCAAGGAGGCCGCCGCGCTGTTGCGCCGCTGGTCCGACACCGCCCGGCGCCTGATGGCCGGCGAACCGGCCGGAACCCGCGACACGGACGTGGCCCGTGACGCGGGGCCCTCCTCGCTGAGCGTCACCTTCGGATTCGGTCACAGCTTCTTCGGCCGGACCGGCCTGGAGCAGCGGCGCCCGGTCGCGCTCGACCCGCTGCCCGACTTCTCCTCCGACCACCTCGACAAGAACCGCAGTAACGGCGACCTCTGGGTGCAGATCGGCGCCGACGACGCCCTGGTGGCCTTCCACGCCCTGCGCGCGATCCAGCGGGACGCCGGCTCGGCCGCCCGGGTCCGCTGGCAGATGAACGGCTTCAACCGCTCACCCGGCGCCACCGCCCACCCCATGACGACCCGCAACCTCATGGGCCAGGTCGACGGCACCCGCAACCCGAAACCGGCCGAGCCCGACTTCGACGAGCGGATCTTCGTCCCCGCGCAGCCCGGAAAGACCGAGCAGGCGTGGATGGCGAACGGCTCCTACGCCGTCGTGCGCCGCATCCGCATGCTCCTCGACGACTGGGAGCGGCTCTCGGTCAAGGCCCAGGAGGACGTCATCGGGCGCCGCAAGTCCGACGGGGCGCCCCTGTCCGGGGGCGCCGAGACGACCGAGATGGACCTGGAGAAGACGGACGCGAACGGGAGCCTGGTCGTTCCGATCAACGCCCATGCCCGCATCACGCGCCCCGACCAGAACGGCGGCGCGGCCATGGTCCGCCGCCCCTTCTCGTACCACGACGGATTCGACGCGGACGGCGTCCCGGACGCGGGCCTGCTCTTCGTCTGCTGGCAGGCGGACCCGCTGCGCGGTTTCGTGCCGGTGCAGCGCAAGCTGGACCGGGGGGACGCGCTGTCGCCGTTCATCCGGCACGAGGCGAGCGGTCTCTTCGCCGTCCCGGGCGGCGCGGCGGAGGGAGAGTACGTGGGACAGCGGCTTCTGGAGGGGTGA
- a CDS encoding copper resistance protein CopC: MTQTIAPRVRTLVLLLLAAACALLAGAGPASAHAALTGSDPRQGAVVDKAPDHVSLTFSESVSMDDDSLRVFDPQGRRVDDGSPSGTGGTAYTVKLHAGLPDGTYTVTYQVVSADSHPVAGAYTFSIGAPSETSVSVSTTDAGGGVVGWLYGIGRYVSYAGFTVLVGGAAFVLGCWSRGSGVRAVQRLVVSGWLALTSATLLLLLLRGSYTGSGKIGDVFDLSLLGEVLQTKTGASLVSRLLLLAAAALFVAVLFGAYDKREDEEKRDLTFGLAVGGTVVAAGLAATWAMSEHASVGLQAGLAMPVDVVHLLAVAAWLGGLTTLLVALYRAPADSPVPASAVRRFSRVAFGSVVALVATGTYQAWRQLGSWTAFTDTRYGQLLLLKIGLVAVLVGIAYLSRRWTARLAETAPAVVRQRDEERVKASAGRPPAKARATEAATGASKATGTATEASKGTGTTTGASKATEAATGASKATEAATGASKATGTTSGTKKGSKKTSGTSEGPGASQRAAQLARQRAAVDAARQKRQRDADPHRFGLRRSVLAEASVAVVLLVVTTILTQTEPGRTEQEAEAGTPSATSAPAPSTGAVTLDMPFDTGSQNGKGVVRVELDPARVGANDLHLYVERPNGSAYDVPEVKVAFTLKAKGVGPLPVAPDHITTGHWSASGVQVPMAGDWEVAVTVRTSDIDQVTVSKNAQIG; the protein is encoded by the coding sequence TTGACGCAGACCATCGCCCCACGCGTCCGGACCCTGGTGCTGCTGCTCCTGGCCGCGGCCTGCGCGCTGCTCGCCGGCGCCGGTCCGGCCTCCGCACACGCCGCGCTGACCGGCAGCGACCCCCGGCAGGGGGCGGTGGTCGACAAGGCGCCGGACCACGTGTCGCTCACGTTCTCCGAGTCGGTCTCCATGGACGACGACTCGCTGCGCGTCTTCGACCCCCAGGGCAGGCGCGTCGACGACGGCAGCCCGTCCGGCACGGGCGGCACGGCCTACACGGTGAAACTGCACGCCGGGCTGCCCGACGGCACGTACACCGTGACCTACCAGGTCGTCTCCGCCGACAGCCATCCCGTCGCCGGCGCCTACACCTTCTCCATCGGCGCCCCGTCCGAGACCTCCGTCTCCGTCTCCACCACGGACGCCGGCGGCGGCGTCGTCGGCTGGCTGTACGGCATCGGGCGGTACGTGTCCTACGCCGGGTTCACCGTGCTGGTGGGCGGCGCCGCCTTCGTCCTCGGCTGCTGGTCGCGGGGCTCGGGGGTACGGGCGGTGCAGCGGCTGGTCGTCTCCGGATGGCTCGCGTTGACCTCCGCCACCCTGCTGCTGCTCCTGCTGCGGGGCTCGTACACCGGCTCCGGGAAGATCGGCGACGTCTTCGACCTGAGCCTGCTCGGCGAGGTGCTGCAGACCAAGACCGGCGCCTCACTGGTCTCCCGGCTGCTGCTGCTCGCGGCGGCCGCGCTGTTCGTCGCCGTGCTCTTCGGCGCCTACGACAAGCGTGAGGACGAGGAGAAGCGGGACCTCACCTTCGGGCTCGCAGTGGGCGGGACGGTCGTCGCGGCGGGCCTCGCGGCCACCTGGGCGATGTCCGAGCACGCCTCCGTGGGCCTTCAGGCCGGGCTCGCCATGCCCGTCGACGTCGTCCACCTGCTCGCCGTCGCCGCCTGGCTCGGCGGGCTCACCACGCTGCTCGTCGCCCTGTACCGGGCGCCCGCGGACTCCCCGGTCCCCGCCTCGGCCGTACGCCGGTTCTCGCGCGTCGCCTTCGGCAGCGTGGTCGCGCTGGTGGCGACGGGCACCTATCAGGCCTGGCGTCAGCTGGGCTCCTGGACGGCGTTCACCGACACGCGGTACGGGCAGCTGCTCCTCCTCAAGATCGGGCTCGTGGCGGTGCTGGTGGGCATCGCCTACCTCTCGCGTCGGTGGACGGCGCGGCTGGCGGAGACGGCGCCCGCGGTGGTCCGTCAGCGGGACGAGGAGCGGGTCAAGGCGTCCGCCGGCCGCCCGCCCGCCAAGGCACGGGCCACCGAGGCGGCGACCGGGGCTTCGAAGGCCACCGGGACGGCGACCGAGGCGTCGAAGGGCACCGGGACGACGACCGGGGCTTCGAAGGCCACCGAGGCGGCGACCGGGGCTTCGAAGGCCACCGAGGCGGCGACCGGGGCTTCGAAGGCCACCGGGACGACATCCGGGACGAAGAAGGGCTCCAAGAAGACGTCCGGGACGTCGGAGGGCCCCGGTGCCTCCCAGCGTGCCGCCCAGCTGGCCCGGCAGCGTGCGGCCGTGGACGCCGCCCGGCAGAAGCGGCAACGCGATGCCGACCCCCACCGCTTCGGACTGCGTCGCTCCGTGCTGGCCGAGGCGAGCGTCGCCGTCGTCCTGCTCGTCGTGACCACCATCCTCACCCAGACCGAGCCGGGCAGGACCGAGCAGGAGGCCGAGGCCGGTACCCCGTCCGCCACCTCCGCACCGGCCCCCTCCACCGGAGCGGTGACCCTGGACATGCCCTTCGACACCGGCAGCCAGAACGGCAAGGGCGTCGTGCGCGTCGAGCTCGACCCCGCGCGCGTGGGCGCCAACGACCTGCACCTCTACGTCGAGCGCCCGAACGGCAGCGCCTACGACGTCCCGGAGGTGAAGGTCGCCTTCACCCTCAAGGCCAAGGGCGTCGGGCCCCTGCCCGTCGCCCCCGACCACATCACCACCGGACACTGGTCGGCGAGCGGAGTGCAGGTTCCGATGGCCGGCGACTGGGAGGTCGCCGTCACCGTACGGACCTCCGACATCGACCAGGTGACCGTCTCCAAGAACGCGCAGATCGGCTGA
- a CDS encoding ABC transporter permease subunit: MYDPTVARLTYRALLGRRRALILGALPLLLLVIAVAVRALAGADDQTAADVLGGFALATMVPIIGVIAGTGAIGPEIDDGSVVYLLSKPIKRPTIVFTKLIVAIAVTMVFSAVPTLLAGLILNGNGQQIAVAYTIAALVASIAYAALFLLLGTVSRHAVVFGLVYALVWEALFGSLVPGARTLSVQQWSLAVAQKVADGNLVTSDVGLLTATVLLAGVTVLATWYAGQKLRTLTLAGEE; this comes from the coding sequence ATGTACGACCCCACAGTCGCCAGGCTCACCTACCGAGCCCTGCTCGGCCGCCGCCGGGCCCTCATCCTGGGCGCGCTGCCCCTGCTGCTGCTCGTCATCGCCGTGGCGGTGCGCGCCCTCGCCGGAGCCGACGACCAGACGGCGGCGGACGTGCTGGGCGGGTTCGCCCTCGCCACCATGGTTCCGATCATCGGTGTCATCGCCGGCACCGGCGCCATCGGCCCCGAGATCGACGACGGCTCGGTGGTCTACCTGCTGTCCAAGCCGATCAAGCGGCCGACGATCGTCTTCACCAAGCTGATCGTCGCCATAGCCGTCACGATGGTCTTCTCCGCCGTGCCGACCCTGCTGGCCGGCCTGATCCTGAACGGCAACGGCCAGCAGATCGCCGTCGCCTACACGATCGCCGCGCTGGTCGCCTCCATCGCCTACGCCGCGCTCTTCCTGCTCCTGGGCACGGTGTCCCGGCACGCGGTGGTCTTCGGGCTCGTCTACGCGCTCGTCTGGGAGGCACTGTTCGGCTCCCTGGTACCCGGTGCCCGCACCCTGAGCGTCCAGCAGTGGTCGCTGGCAGTGGCCCAGAAGGTCGCCGACGGGAACCTGGTGACCTCCGACGTCGGCCTGCTGACCGCGACGGTACTGCTGGCCGGGGTCACGGTGCTCGCCACCTGGTACGCCGGCCAGAAGCTGCGGACGCTGACGCTCGCCGGGGAGGAGTGA